One Corynebacterium uterequi DNA segment encodes these proteins:
- a CDS encoding DUF1707 SHOCT-like domain-containing protein: protein MMGERRIGTNERSTAIERLGTYFADGYLTAEEFDERSSRAAVAVWDADLDALFADLPAEPATSTAIAVADPTSARAAKELDSLLVKGKILKAVDCLASVCGFTLLMLGLFVYDWTWFWVPFVAASAVPIGARLLLGVGKSEEKVYNDVIERERKVRAARLEHAAQRRRELGA from the coding sequence ATGATGGGCGAGCGTCGTATTGGAACTAACGAGCGCTCCACCGCCATAGAGCGGCTGGGTACGTACTTCGCCGACGGTTACCTCACCGCCGAGGAGTTCGACGAGCGCTCGTCTCGCGCGGCGGTCGCTGTGTGGGACGCGGACCTCGACGCGCTCTTTGCCGACCTGCCTGCCGAACCAGCCACCTCCACAGCCATCGCCGTGGCTGACCCGACGTCGGCTCGCGCCGCCAAGGAGCTGGATTCTCTGCTCGTCAAAGGCAAGATCCTTAAGGCCGTGGATTGCCTCGCTAGCGTGTGCGGCTTCACCCTTCTCATGTTGGGCTTGTTCGTGTACGACTGGACTTGGTTCTGGGTACCGTTCGTCGCGGCCAGCGCGGTGCCGATCGGCGCACGGCTCCTGTTGGGCGTGGGCAAAAGCGAGGAAAAGGTGTACAACGACGTCATTGAAAGGGAACGGAAGGTGCGTGCGGCGCGGCTGGAGCACGCCGCTCAACGACGCCGAGAGCTCGGCGCCTAG
- a CDS encoding dienelactone hydrolase family protein — protein sequence MSPNLNKPLSKLSKRGPHRVLVGDLAYAGIEGKVYTPAEGDGLPAVAFGHDWLKSVKNYHATLRHLASWGIVVGAPDTERGFSPDHAGFAADLDSTLQILAGVKLGHGNATVNPGRLGVVGHGMGGGAAVLTAANNDRVKAVAALFPAVVTPSAYDAAPAVDAPGLIIGSQKGELFGAGNPAKLAHHFGSDVVFREVDGMNQQGFTEDTLVKLTVGIGLPQTAGQERVRGLLTGFLLHQLAQDNSYANFSDPDASAKKVVSYTRDELAERIA from the coding sequence GTGTCTCCGAACTTGAATAAGCCCCTGTCGAAACTGTCCAAGCGCGGCCCGCACCGCGTGCTCGTCGGCGACCTCGCCTACGCCGGGATCGAGGGTAAGGTCTACACCCCCGCCGAGGGCGACGGGCTACCCGCGGTCGCCTTTGGGCATGACTGGCTTAAGTCCGTTAAGAATTACCACGCCACCCTGCGCCACCTCGCGAGCTGGGGAATCGTCGTCGGCGCCCCCGACACCGAGCGAGGCTTCTCCCCCGACCACGCCGGTTTCGCCGCCGATCTAGACTCCACCCTCCAAATCCTCGCCGGCGTCAAGCTCGGCCACGGCAACGCCACCGTCAACCCCGGCCGGCTCGGCGTCGTCGGGCACGGCATGGGCGGCGGCGCGGCGGTGCTCACCGCGGCGAACAACGACCGCGTGAAAGCCGTAGCGGCCCTCTTCCCCGCCGTCGTCACCCCCTCGGCCTACGACGCCGCCCCGGCCGTCGACGCCCCCGGGTTGATTATCGGCTCCCAGAAGGGCGAACTCTTCGGCGCCGGCAACCCCGCCAAGCTGGCTCACCACTTCGGCTCCGACGTGGTCTTCCGCGAGGTCGACGGCATGAACCAGCAAGGGTTCACGGAAGACACGCTGGTGAAGCTCACCGTGGGCATCGGGCTGCCGCAGACCGCCGGGCAGGAACGCGTCCGTGGCCTGCTCACCGGCTTCCTGCTGCACCAGCTCGCCCAGGACAACTCCTACGCGAACTTCTCCGACCCGGACGCGAGCGCGAAGAAGGTCGTTAGCTACACCCGCGACGAACTCGCGGAGCGGATCGCTTAG
- the tsaB gene encoding tRNA (adenosine(37)-N6)-threonylcarbamoyltransferase complex dimerization subunit type 1 TsaB, with protein MIALAIDTATSALVTGVYDTVTGRAVDRVIDGARGHNEQLMPTIAELLDAASLSVADIDAVVVGQGPGPFTGLRVGMASAAALGQALRVPVYGVSTLDALAHGTTGRVLVATDARRREVYWGLYDDARRVHGPEVSKPGELAATGVTSVIIPEKLRSALPAELAELPGGEPTLSAAALIAGVDYDATPAPLEPAYLRRPDAVPPAPAPRSPAIPVVPGIPQ; from the coding sequence GTGATTGCCCTCGCCATTGATACCGCAACCTCCGCCCTCGTCACGGGCGTGTATGACACCGTGACGGGGCGGGCCGTCGACCGCGTCATCGACGGCGCCCGCGGCCACAACGAGCAGCTCATGCCCACCATCGCCGAGCTGCTCGACGCCGCGTCGCTGAGCGTGGCGGACATCGACGCCGTCGTCGTCGGCCAGGGCCCGGGCCCGTTTACCGGCCTGCGGGTGGGCATGGCGTCGGCGGCCGCCCTCGGGCAGGCGCTGCGCGTGCCCGTGTATGGGGTGAGCACCCTCGACGCGCTGGCCCACGGCACCACAGGGCGGGTGCTGGTGGCCACCGACGCCCGCCGCCGCGAGGTGTACTGGGGGCTGTACGACGACGCCCGCCGGGTGCACGGCCCGGAGGTGAGCAAGCCGGGGGAGCTGGCGGCAACCGGCGTTACGTCCGTCATCATCCCGGAGAAGCTGCGCTCGGCGCTGCCGGCGGAGCTCGCGGAGCTGCCGGGCGGGGAACCGACGCTCAGCGCGGCGGCACTCATTGCCGGCGTGGACTATGACGCGACTCCGGCGCCGTTGGAACCGGCGTATCTGCGCCGGCCCGACGCGGTCCCGCCGGCGCCGGCGCCGCGATCCCCCGCGATTCCGGTGGTCCCGGGGATTCCACAATGA
- the tsaE gene encoding tRNA (adenosine(37)-N6)-threonylcarbamoyltransferase complex ATPase subunit type 1 TsaE: MHNWPETGRVELDTAAQTQDFGEQLGRSCQAGDVIILDGPLGAGKTTLTQGIARGMKVSGRVTSPTFVIAREHPSTVGGPALIHVDAYRLIGESGDPVGELDALDLDTDLTDSVVVAEWGGGLVESIAHEYLVVTLDRTTAVAENPDSERRIMTWELRR, translated from the coding sequence ATGCATAACTGGCCCGAGACCGGACGAGTGGAACTGGACACGGCGGCACAGACGCAGGACTTCGGCGAACAACTCGGCCGCAGCTGCCAGGCGGGGGATGTCATCATCCTCGACGGCCCGCTCGGCGCCGGTAAGACCACGCTCACGCAGGGCATCGCCCGGGGCATGAAGGTATCCGGGCGGGTGACGTCGCCGACGTTCGTCATCGCCCGGGAGCACCCGTCGACGGTGGGCGGGCCGGCGCTCATCCACGTGGACGCCTACCGGCTCATCGGCGAGTCCGGGGACCCGGTAGGCGAGCTCGACGCGCTGGACTTGGACACTGATCTCACCGATAGCGTCGTTGTCGCAGAGTGGGGCGGTGGACTCGTGGAATCCATCGCGCACGAGTACCTTGTAGTGACGTTAGATCGCACGACGGCGGTGGCCGAGAATCCCGACTCCGAGCGTCGGATTATGACGTGGGAGCTGCGCCGGTAG
- the glmS gene encoding glutamine--fructose-6-phosphate transaminase (isomerizing) yields the protein MCGIVGYVGHREALDIALDALRRMEYRGYDSAGIAVVGAGQDGESTLTSVKRAGKLANLEDKIAEVGRETLAGTTAIGHTRWATHGRPTDENAHPHLSFDGRAAVVHNGIIENFAPLRAELEAAGVELKSETDSEVAPHLLALAYNEGETAGDFRASALKVLNRLEGAFTVLFTHADAPGEIVAARRSTPLIVGVGEGETFLGSDVAAFIEHTKDAVELGQDTVVVVTADGYEILDFEGNPAQGKPFTIDWDLEAAEKGGFDSFMMKEIHEQPAAVRDTLAGHYIGGRVVLDESTISDAELKAFNQVFVVACGSAYHSGLLAKYAIEHWVRIPVQIEVASEFRYRDPVLDERTLVLAVSQSGETADTLEAVRHAKSQGAKVLAVCNTNGSQIPRESDAVLYTHAGPEIGVASTKAFLAQVAANYIVGLALAQAKGTKYPDEIAEIWHTLEEIPGKIEQLLSVEAGTKHIAETLGAIKTMLFLGRNVGYPVALEGALKLKELAYIHAEGFPAGELKHGPIALIEDDLPVVVVVPSPRGVKVLHSKIVSNIQEIRARGAKTIVIAEEGDTAVEPYANWLLRLPQTSTIMQPLLATVPLQFLAAYIARECGNEDIDKPRNLAKSVTVE from the coding sequence ATGTGTGGAATTGTCGGATATGTAGGCCACCGCGAGGCCTTGGATATTGCCCTTGATGCGCTGCGTCGGATGGAGTACCGCGGCTATGACTCGGCGGGCATCGCCGTCGTTGGTGCTGGCCAGGATGGTGAATCGACGCTGACGTCGGTGAAGCGTGCCGGCAAGTTAGCCAATCTGGAAGACAAAATTGCCGAAGTGGGCCGAGAGACGCTGGCGGGAACGACGGCAATTGGCCACACCCGGTGGGCGACGCACGGCCGGCCGACGGATGAAAATGCGCACCCTCATTTATCCTTCGATGGCCGCGCCGCGGTCGTGCATAACGGGATTATTGAGAACTTCGCCCCGCTGCGCGCGGAACTTGAGGCCGCCGGCGTCGAGCTGAAGTCGGAGACGGACTCGGAGGTCGCGCCGCACCTGTTGGCCCTGGCGTACAACGAGGGGGAGACCGCGGGTGACTTCCGGGCGTCGGCGCTGAAGGTACTCAACCGCTTAGAGGGCGCGTTCACCGTGCTGTTCACCCACGCGGACGCGCCGGGGGAGATTGTGGCGGCGCGGCGGTCGACGCCGCTCATCGTCGGCGTCGGCGAGGGCGAGACCTTTCTCGGTTCGGACGTGGCGGCGTTCATCGAGCACACGAAGGACGCGGTGGAGCTGGGCCAGGACACCGTGGTCGTCGTCACCGCCGACGGCTATGAGATCCTCGACTTCGAGGGCAACCCGGCGCAGGGTAAGCCCTTCACCATCGACTGGGATTTGGAGGCCGCGGAGAAGGGCGGGTTTGACTCCTTCATGATGAAGGAGATCCACGAGCAGCCCGCTGCCGTGCGCGATACCCTGGCCGGGCACTACATCGGCGGCCGGGTGGTGCTCGACGAGTCCACCATCTCTGACGCCGAGCTCAAGGCGTTCAACCAGGTGTTCGTCGTGGCCTGCGGTTCGGCCTACCACTCCGGGTTGTTGGCGAAGTACGCCATCGAGCACTGGGTGCGCATCCCGGTGCAGATCGAGGTGGCGAGCGAGTTCCGCTACCGCGACCCGGTGCTCGACGAGCGCACCCTGGTCCTGGCGGTGTCCCAGTCCGGTGAGACCGCGGACACCCTCGAAGCGGTGCGTCACGCGAAGTCCCAGGGCGCGAAGGTGCTGGCGGTGTGCAACACCAACGGCTCCCAGATCCCGCGCGAGTCCGACGCGGTGCTCTACACCCACGCCGGCCCGGAGATCGGCGTGGCGTCGACCAAGGCCTTCTTAGCCCAGGTGGCCGCCAACTACATCGTCGGCCTGGCCCTGGCGCAGGCGAAGGGGACGAAGTATCCCGACGAGATCGCCGAGATTTGGCACACGCTGGAGGAGATCCCAGGCAAGATCGAGCAGCTGCTTTCGGTGGAGGCCGGCACCAAGCACATCGCCGAGACCCTCGGCGCCATCAAGACCATGCTCTTCTTGGGCCGCAACGTGGGCTACCCGGTGGCCTTGGAGGGCGCGCTGAAACTCAAGGAGCTGGCCTACATCCACGCCGAGGGTTTCCCGGCGGGCGAGCTCAAGCACGGCCCGATCGCGCTTATTGAGGATGACCTGCCCGTGGTCGTCGTCGTGCCGTCGCCGCGCGGGGTGAAGGTGTTGCACTCCAAGATCGTGTCCAACATTCAAGAGATCCGGGCCCGCGGGGCGAAGACCATCGTCATCGCGGAAGAAGGCGATACCGCGGTGGAGCCCTACGCGAACTGGCTGCTGCGGCTGCCGCAGACGTCGACGATCATGCAGCCGCTGCTGGCCACCGTTCCCCTGCAGTTCCTGGCGGCGTACATCGCCCGCGAGTGCGGCAACGAGGACATCGACAAGCCGCGCAACCTTGCCAAGTCCGTCACGGTGGAGTAG
- a CDS encoding aspartate:alanine exchanger family transporter, translating to MQAFLEFLAAQPLLALGIILTVGLALGKINVAGVSLGAAAVLFVALGLSTANPDILIPDFVYKIGLAMFVYVIGLSAGPAFFRDFRSRGWQQNLLTAVVIVLMVVLSIALVPMLGLEAMTGAGTFAGALSSTPGMAAIVEMVPEELRQEPVVGYSLAYPGGVLGMIIVGAIGAAVLKVNHEDDAREVGLLPAELVWKGVHITNPKAHGRMEQLRELTGQTILVTRVINDDGTHTLARQDGPVRPGMTLLVHGEPADLDAAIAVLGEEVPLDLAESDLSYSRMSVSNPEVTGVPLRDLKLAEKGFMIARVRRGDNDMVPGPNFTLNLSDRVRVVAQEPDLKQARSFFGDSERALGNVDLLPFALGLTLGLLLGAIPVPLPGGSSLSLGFGGGPIVAGLILGAVGRTGRMNWQIPFHANMTISTLGLSLFLAGVGTSAGAGFRGAMQDPASLKYLLMGMIVTLAAALACALVGMWVLKLKWDEAMGVAAGLSTNPAVLSYLNQQTGTELAARGYATVYPTAMIGKIIASQVLVLALL from the coding sequence ATGCAAGCATTCCTGGAATTTTTAGCAGCGCAGCCGCTGCTAGCCCTCGGAATAATCCTCACGGTGGGGTTGGCGTTAGGCAAGATCAACGTCGCCGGAGTGTCGCTCGGCGCCGCCGCGGTGCTCTTCGTCGCGCTGGGCTTATCCACCGCGAACCCGGACATCCTCATCCCGGACTTCGTCTACAAGATCGGCCTGGCGATGTTCGTCTACGTCATCGGGCTGTCCGCCGGCCCGGCGTTTTTTAGGGACTTCCGTTCCCGCGGGTGGCAGCAAAACCTGCTCACCGCGGTGGTCATCGTGCTCATGGTGGTGCTGTCTATAGCGCTTGTGCCCATGCTCGGGCTGGAGGCCATGACTGGCGCGGGTACCTTCGCCGGTGCGTTGTCCTCGACGCCGGGCATGGCGGCCATCGTGGAGATGGTCCCGGAGGAGCTGCGCCAGGAGCCCGTCGTCGGCTACTCCCTCGCCTACCCGGGCGGGGTGCTGGGCATGATTATCGTCGGCGCCATCGGCGCGGCGGTGCTCAAGGTCAACCACGAAGACGACGCCCGCGAGGTGGGCCTGCTGCCGGCCGAGCTGGTGTGGAAGGGCGTGCACATCACCAACCCCAAGGCCCACGGCCGGATGGAGCAGCTGCGCGAACTCACCGGCCAGACCATCCTCGTCACCCGCGTCATCAACGACGACGGCACCCACACCCTGGCCCGCCAAGACGGCCCCGTCCGCCCGGGCATGACCCTGCTCGTGCACGGGGAACCGGCGGACCTCGACGCCGCCATCGCCGTCCTCGGCGAGGAAGTACCCCTGGACCTGGCCGAGTCGGACCTGTCCTACTCGCGCATGTCCGTCTCCAACCCGGAGGTCACCGGCGTGCCGCTGCGCGATCTCAAGCTGGCGGAAAAGGGCTTCATGATCGCCCGGGTCCGCCGCGGCGACAACGACATGGTGCCGGGCCCGAACTTCACCCTCAACCTCTCCGACCGGGTGCGGGTGGTCGCCCAGGAACCCGACCTCAAGCAGGCCCGGAGCTTCTTCGGCGACTCGGAACGCGCTCTGGGCAACGTCGACCTGCTGCCCTTCGCCCTCGGCTTGACGTTGGGCTTGCTGCTGGGCGCGATCCCGGTGCCGCTGCCCGGCGGCTCCTCGCTGAGCCTCGGCTTCGGCGGCGGGCCGATCGTCGCCGGTCTCATCCTCGGCGCGGTGGGGCGCACCGGCCGGATGAATTGGCAGATTCCCTTCCACGCGAACATGACCATCAGCACCCTGGGCCTGTCGCTGTTCCTGGCCGGGGTGGGGACGTCGGCCGGCGCCGGTTTCCGCGGCGCCATGCAGGACCCCGCCTCGCTGAAGTACCTGCTCATGGGAATGATCGTCACGCTGGCCGCCGCGCTGGCCTGCGCGCTGGTGGGCATGTGGGTGCTCAAGCTGAAGTGGGATGAGGCGATGGGTGTGGCCGCCGGACTGTCCACGAACCCGGCGGTGTTGAGCTACCTCAACCAGCAGACCGGCACCGAATTGGCCGCCCGCGGCTACGCCACCGTCTACCCGACCGCGATGATCGGCAAGATCATTGCCTCTCAGGTGTTGGTGCTCGCACTCCTGTGA
- the glmM gene encoding phosphoglucosamine mutase, whose protein sequence is MTRLFGTDGVRGLANKTLTAPLAMRLGAAAADVLTRGRRSHKRRPTALIGRDPRVSGEMLAAAMSAGMASRGIDVLRVGVMPTPGLAYLTDSYGADIGVMISASHNPMPDNGIKFFSAGGHKLPDAVEDEIEAAMNSLTPEGPTGTAIGRIIEEAPDGRQRYLDHLAASMQTSLSGIKVVVDTANGAASAVAPLAYQAAGAEVIPIFNKPNTYNINDNCGSTHMEAIRRAVVEHGADLGLAHDGDADRCLAVDADGNVVDGDQIMAILAVGFKADNDLRHNTLVTTVMSNLGLKLAMQREGINIVETKVGDRYVLEEINRGGFALGGEQSGHVIIPEFGTTGDGTLTGLHLMQRMAKTGKTLAELASVMTVLPQVLINVPVSDKSAILASDAVATAKQEAEAELGDAGRVLLRPSGTEELFRVMVEAADKELARKVAGRIAAVVTAV, encoded by the coding sequence ATGACTCGACTGTTTGGAACTGACGGCGTTCGCGGCCTGGCGAACAAGACCCTCACCGCCCCGCTGGCGATGCGCCTCGGCGCGGCCGCCGCGGATGTGCTCACCCGCGGCCGGCGGTCCCACAAACGCCGCCCGACCGCGCTCATCGGGCGCGACCCACGAGTCTCCGGAGAGATGCTCGCCGCGGCCATGTCCGCCGGCATGGCGTCCCGCGGCATCGACGTCCTGCGGGTGGGGGTCATGCCCACCCCCGGCCTGGCCTATCTCACCGATTCCTACGGCGCCGACATCGGCGTCATGATCTCCGCCTCCCACAACCCCATGCCGGACAACGGCATTAAGTTCTTCTCCGCCGGCGGGCACAAGCTACCCGACGCCGTGGAGGACGAGATCGAAGCCGCCATGAACTCGCTCACCCCCGAAGGGCCCACTGGCACCGCCATCGGCCGCATTATTGAGGAAGCCCCCGACGGCCGCCAGCGCTACCTCGACCACCTCGCGGCGTCCATGCAGACCAGCCTCAGCGGCATCAAGGTCGTGGTGGACACGGCCAACGGTGCGGCGTCGGCCGTGGCCCCGCTGGCCTACCAGGCCGCCGGCGCCGAGGTCATCCCCATCTTCAACAAGCCCAACACGTACAACATCAACGACAACTGCGGATCCACCCACATGGAGGCCATCCGACGCGCCGTCGTCGAGCACGGCGCCGACCTGGGCCTGGCCCATGACGGCGACGCCGACCGCTGCCTCGCCGTGGACGCCGACGGCAACGTCGTCGACGGTGACCAGATCATGGCCATCCTCGCCGTCGGCTTCAAGGCCGACAACGACCTGCGCCACAACACCCTCGTCACCACGGTGATGAGCAACCTGGGGCTCAAGCTCGCCATGCAGCGCGAGGGCATCAACATCGTCGAGACCAAGGTGGGCGACCGCTACGTCCTCGAAGAGATCAACCGCGGCGGGTTCGCCCTCGGCGGCGAGCAGTCCGGCCACGTCATCATCCCCGAGTTCGGCACTACCGGCGATGGCACCCTCACCGGCCTGCACCTCATGCAGCGCATGGCCAAGACCGGCAAGACCCTGGCGGAACTCGCCAGCGTCATGACCGTGCTTCCCCAGGTGCTCATCAACGTCCCCGTGTCCGACAAGTCCGCCATCCTCGCCAGCGACGCCGTCGCCACCGCGAAGCAGGAGGCCGAGGCGGAACTGGGAGACGCCGGCCGCGTGCTGCTGCGCCCGTCGGGCACCGAAGAGCTCTTCCGCGTCATGGTCGAAGCCGCGGACAAGGAACTCGCCCGCAAGGTCGCCGGGCGCATCGCCGCCGTCGTCACCGCCGTGTAA
- the alr gene encoding alanine racemase — protein MSRPQLRVRVNLAAIAHNTRTLAGRLGPTTRLMAVVKADGYGHGAVAVAKTMADYGAEAFGVATIAEALQLRDAGITEPILAWLWQTGDDLSDAAAAGIELAVPSPEHLQALVTSGLGLDVCLKVETGMHRSGLDESQWADAFALAAANPQLRVTGLMSHLACADEPEHPATDAQAAAFRRAIDAARVAGLAVPRNHLANSAATLTRPDLHFEQVRVGLALYGLNPMAAGVTPAAELQPAMTWEADVVAVKTVHPGDHVSYGWTYEAPAVAHTAVVPVGYADGLPRRLQGNVEVTIGQRRYPQVGRVCMDQIVVNVGDNSDGVRPGDTAVLFGPGGAGVDEVADALGTINYEALCLPKGRSQRVYEGGDHA, from the coding sequence ATGAGTAGGCCCCAACTGCGTGTCCGCGTCAACCTCGCGGCGATCGCGCACAACACCCGCACCCTGGCCGGGCGGCTCGGCCCCACCACCCGGCTCATGGCCGTGGTCAAGGCCGACGGCTACGGCCACGGCGCCGTGGCCGTGGCGAAGACGATGGCCGACTACGGCGCCGAAGCCTTCGGGGTGGCGACCATCGCCGAGGCCCTGCAGCTGCGCGACGCCGGCATCACCGAACCGATCCTGGCGTGGCTGTGGCAGACAGGCGACGACCTTTCCGACGCCGCGGCCGCCGGCATCGAACTCGCGGTGCCGTCGCCTGAGCACCTTCAGGCGCTCGTCACCTCGGGGCTGGGCCTCGACGTCTGCCTCAAGGTGGAGACGGGGATGCACCGCTCCGGGCTTGACGAATCCCAGTGGGCCGACGCCTTCGCCCTGGCCGCGGCGAACCCGCAGCTGCGGGTCACCGGGCTGATGTCCCATCTGGCCTGTGCCGACGAGCCCGAGCACCCGGCCACCGACGCCCAGGCGGCGGCGTTTCGACGCGCGATCGACGCCGCCCGCGTCGCCGGCCTGGCGGTGCCGCGCAACCACCTGGCGAACTCCGCGGCCACGCTTACCCGCCCGGACCTGCACTTCGAGCAGGTGCGGGTAGGCCTGGCGCTCTACGGCCTCAACCCCATGGCCGCCGGCGTTACCCCCGCCGCAGAGCTGCAGCCCGCCATGACGTGGGAGGCCGACGTGGTGGCGGTGAAGACCGTCCACCCCGGGGACCATGTGAGCTACGGCTGGACCTACGAGGCCCCGGCCGTCGCCCACACGGCCGTCGTCCCGGTGGGATACGCCGACGGGCTGCCGCGGCGCCTGCAAGGCAACGTCGAGGTGACCATTGGGCAGCGCCGGTACCCGCAGGTGGGACGGGTGTGCATGGACCAGATCGTCGTCAACGTGGGCGACAACTCCGACGGCGTGCGCCCCGGGGACACCGCCGTCCTCTTCGGCCCCGGCGGGGCGGGGGTCGACGAGGTGGCCGACGCGCTCGGCACCATTAATTACGAGGCGCTGTGCCTTCCCAAGGGGCGCAGCCAGCGCGTCTACGAGGGAGGCGATCATGCATAA
- a CDS encoding beta-glucosidase family protein, producing the protein MTADTTPPQPWMDTTKSPRERAELLVAEMTLEQKVDQLGGAMTTINPYNIDMADFDVDQFNVWRHADPIDELSIPRLNITNGPVGVGMGDGVPSPPATALPATLGLAATFDKNLARRYGAFMGKETRALGQHLLEAPGMCLARITTGGRNFEYFSEDPYLSGVMGAEVTQGIQSNGIIAEAKHYALNDEEEQRFRYDVRADEHVMRELYLLPFEMTVKDGDVACIMGSYQRINGTYGCENYWLLTQVLREQWGFEGYVQSDFWAVRSTAQSLNAGLDHEMPDHNWMNMESIQHALDQRILEMATIDRALVRRYTQMFRFGQFDEVFDKTGIDIPAGSAFAREAAAEVIVLLKNEQQLLPLTPQDSGSILIVGIDDFANQICNCGGGSSQVIPTKPVVPAEGLRDVLAELGADNTVEVFTVADDMSNLAEAAEAAASAGTVLIMAGLVTTEGADQKDMNLPKHQNELIDALAGVNPRTVVVLKDGDPVLMPWLDKAHTLLECFNQGQEDGHAVADVLFGNHNPAAKLPMTYPVSEDDTCYAGNPSRYPGVDEGAGYPVMRYSEGLEMGYRWYQAQDITPMFEFGYGLSYTTFALNNLDVAAEGVRSGVEETWSTAGREPGTVAGTVTVSVDVTNTGDRAGAEVVQVYAEIPVAGQPPRRLVGFDKVHVKPGETATAVVKLELNSASHPFGVWDANAQSFAVRPGTYTLHVGTSSANTPFSATVEVK; encoded by the coding sequence ATGACCGCGGACACCACCCCGCCTCAACCCTGGATGGACACCACGAAATCGCCGCGGGAGCGCGCGGAGTTACTCGTCGCCGAGATGACGCTGGAGCAGAAAGTAGACCAGCTCGGCGGGGCGATGACCACCATCAACCCCTACAACATCGACATGGCAGACTTCGACGTCGACCAGTTCAATGTCTGGCGCCACGCCGATCCCATCGACGAGCTCAGCATTCCGCGGCTGAACATCACCAACGGCCCCGTCGGCGTGGGCATGGGCGACGGGGTGCCGTCGCCGCCAGCCACGGCCCTGCCCGCCACCCTGGGCCTGGCCGCCACCTTCGATAAGAACCTTGCCCGCCGCTACGGCGCCTTCATGGGTAAGGAGACCCGCGCCCTGGGCCAGCACCTGCTCGAAGCCCCCGGCATGTGCCTGGCGCGCATCACCACCGGCGGGCGCAACTTCGAGTACTTCTCCGAGGATCCGTACCTGTCCGGCGTGATGGGCGCGGAGGTCACCCAGGGCATCCAGTCCAACGGCATCATCGCCGAGGCGAAGCACTACGCGCTCAACGACGAGGAGGAGCAGCGCTTCCGCTACGACGTCCGCGCCGACGAACACGTCATGCGCGAGCTGTACCTCCTGCCCTTTGAGATGACCGTCAAGGACGGCGACGTCGCCTGCATCATGGGCTCCTACCAGCGCATTAACGGCACCTACGGCTGCGAGAACTACTGGCTGCTCACCCAGGTCCTGCGCGAGCAGTGGGGCTTTGAGGGCTATGTGCAATCGGACTTCTGGGCCGTGCGCTCGACGGCGCAGTCGCTCAACGCCGGCCTGGACCACGAGATGCCGGACCACAACTGGATGAACATGGAGTCCATCCAGCACGCCCTGGACCAGCGGATCCTCGAGATGGCCACCATCGACCGCGCGCTGGTGCGCCGCTACACCCAGATGTTCCGCTTCGGGCAGTTCGACGAGGTCTTCGACAAGACCGGCATCGACATCCCGGCTGGCTCCGCCTTCGCCCGCGAGGCCGCCGCCGAGGTCATCGTCCTGCTCAAGAACGAACAGCAGCTGCTGCCGCTTACCCCCCAGGATTCGGGTTCCATCCTCATCGTCGGCATCGATGACTTCGCCAACCAGATCTGCAACTGCGGCGGCGGCTCGTCGCAGGTCATCCCCACCAAGCCGGTCGTCCCGGCCGAGGGCCTGCGCGACGTGCTCGCCGAGCTCGGCGCCGACAACACCGTGGAGGTCTTCACCGTCGCCGATGACATGTCGAACCTTGCCGAGGCCGCCGAGGCCGCGGCGTCGGCCGGCACCGTGCTCATCATGGCCGGCCTGGTCACCACCGAAGGCGCGGACCAGAAGGACATGAACCTGCCGAAGCACCAGAACGAGCTCATCGACGCCCTCGCCGGGGTTAACCCGCGTACCGTCGTCGTGCTCAAGGACGGCGACCCGGTGCTCATGCCCTGGCTGGACAAGGCCCACACCCTCCTGGAGTGCTTCAACCAGGGCCAGGAGGACGGCCACGCCGTCGCCGATGTGCTCTTCGGCAACCACAACCCCGCCGCCAAGCTGCCCATGACCTATCCGGTCAGCGAGGACGACACCTGTTACGCGGGTAACCCGTCGCGCTACCCGGGCGTCGACGAAGGCGCCGGCTACCCCGTCATGCGCTACTCCGAGGGCCTGGAAATGGGCTACCGCTGGTACCAGGCTCAGGACATCACCCCGATGTTCGAGTTCGGCTACGGCCTGAGCTACACCACCTTCGCCCTGAACAACCTCGACGTTGCGGCCGAGGGCGTGCGCAGCGGCGTCGAGGAGACCTGGTCCACCGCCGGGCGCGAGCCGGGCACCGTGGCCGGAACCGTCACCGTGAGCGTGGACGTCACCAACACCGGCGACCGCGCCGGCGCCGAAGTGGTCCAGGTCTACGCCGAGATCCCGGTTGCTGGCCAGCCGCCGCGTCGCCTCGTCGGATTCGACAAGGTTCACGTGAAACCAGGCGAGACCGCCACCGCCGTCGTGAAGCTTGAGCTCAATTCTGCCTCCCACCCCTTCGGCGTGTGGGACGCCAACGCCCAGTCCTTCGCAGTGCGACCCGGCACCTACACCCTGCACGTCGGCACGTCCTCGGCGAACACCCCGTTCAGTGCTACCGTCGAGGTGAAGTAG